The sequence tttttgtCGAAAAGCTCGGGACGACCGGTAGAAAACCAAAacttaatttttttaagaaaaaaaccgtttaaaaagccgaaaacgcgtgcggaaacaTAAAAAGACAAAATCCGAAGAGAGTGCCCAGAGCGCGACATGTGGCAAATGGCCGAGAGCGCACCAAGTGGCGCTGATccttgcgaggctcccgaaggagcgctcgttaattagttgctcccgggAAACCCTCACGTCAGGAGGGCAGctctagatgggccggcccagatgCGCTGCAGGGAATatcctcttttttctgtttttctttcacgttttttctttttgttatttatttattacttAATTTTGTTTACACTTCCGAAAATTATAAACACATGTATGGGAAAATGTACTTTACATAATGTTTTGTAATTCGAAAATGGTAAATGCATATagaaaaaaaatgttgaccatgtatacgaaaaatgttaaacaagtatttgcaAAATGGTGAAGAAATATTtataaaatgttgaataagtattaaagaATGTTGAACGAGCATTTGAaagtgttgaataagtattaaaaatgtggaacaagtatttgaaaaatgttgaacaagcttTCGGACAATGTTGAACATGCGTAGAAGAAATGTTGACCACTTActaaaaaaatgttgatcacttacTAAAAAATATTGATTTTTTTATCATGTGTATaaaaattttaatcaagcatttaaaaaaagttgaacaagtattacaaaaatgttagtcaagcatttgagaaatgttaaatgtgtatagaaagaatgttgatcatgtataattAAATGATGTAAAAAATTTGGTCATGTATatgaaaatattaatcaagcatttgaacaaAATGTTGAACATGTGTTTGAAAATTTTTAATCAAGCATAAAATGTTAAATGTTTATATAAAAAAGTTGACCATGCATTGAAAAAGTGTtaatatttttttgaaatattattaatcaagtattttaaaaaatgtgaaaacgtataaaaaatgttgaccatgtattaaaaaatgttacgAATGTGTAGACCATGTATTCAAAGAAATTGTAGAAATATAAATTAAccagagaaaaatgaaaataaaaaataaaaccaaagaaacaaatgcaaaataggaaacaaagaaaaggagaaagaaaacaaagaggaatggagaaaaaggagaaagaagacaaaaaaacaaagaaaaaagagagaggaaAGATGTATGGATANNNNNNNNNNNNNNNNNNNNNNNNNNNNNNNNNNNNNNNNNNNNNNNNNNNNNNNNNNNNNNNNNNNNNNNNNNNNNNNNNNNNNNNNNNNNNNNNNNNNNNNNNNNNNNNNNNNNNNNNNNNNNNNNNNNNNNNNNNNNNNNNNNNNNNNNNNNNNNNNNNNNNNNNNNNNNNNNNNNNNNNNNNNNNNNNNNNNNNNNNNNNNNNNNNNNNNNNNNNNNNNaaaccaaaacaaaaaaaaagtaaAATCGAAGTATAACCATGGAAAAAGAAAACCGGAGGAGAAATAAGAaatcaaaaaataaagaaaaaaagataaTTAAAAAggggaaaacagaagaaaaagaaagagcccTGCTCTTCTCTTTCTCGTAGGTCGCGGCCTGCTTATTGAACACCTACTTGCAATATTCTCGATCGGTGACCCGTCCCGAGCGGCTGAGCCCATGCGGCGTAGAATCAATCTGACCCAAATCTGTTGCCTTATGGGCCCGTATGGATTACTCTTGCTGCAACCCTCCCAGTCCTCTCACTCTCCCGCGCGGCCCTGTTGTCGTAGAAACCAAGTTCTCAGCGGGCAGGCAATGTCCTTATCGATCGCCGGTCGACGGCGGAAGTCTGGCTGGCATCACTAGAATGAAAACGACGACCCGCCAACGTCCCACGGTGGTAACCAGAGCAGCCACGGATCACATCGACGCATAAGGATATCGATGAACGATGATATCGGCCGCAAACCCAGCCATGCACAGCACCCACTCAAATATTCCGATCGCCCAAATTTGTAAGCTGGTGACCACCACCAACTCACGGGCGAGCAGCGTGGCATTATTATAGCTGAACCGCGGGCGCTGCGGAAGCTATTTATAGGCAACAAAAGGGAAGCGACGGTGCGCGTGCGTGACGAACTGACGACCGCGAGGAGGCAGGGAGGAGGACGACGTGCGACGAAAACGATGGCGAGGACCACGACCATGCGCGTGGCGACGGTGTGCATGCTTCTGCTGCTGCTCGTCTcgacggccacggccacggcgacGGAGCGCCCCCAGCGCCGGGACCTGGCGGAAGAGGGcacgagcccggcggcggcgaccCCGGGTGCCGACGGCGCCCCGGCCGACAAGGAACCCCCGGAAGGCCACCTCGGCTTCCGCGTCGTCACGGGCCTCATCGAGAAGTACGCATGCATTGCGCGCTCTGTTCGTAACAATATGCGGCGGGAACAGATAACGATCGTTGGTTTGGTTTGGTTGTTGCAGGGCTACCGGCAAGAGCGCCCGTCTGGACCTGGAGCAGGAGGAGAAAGTTCATTAGCCATTTTCGGTCCGTTTTGTTGTCGACAAGGAGCTGGCGGTGGATTATTGCTGGCACGCAGCCGTCAACAAAAAGATGCGATCACGCACTGTCTGCATGAATATCTTAATGTACTTCTGCCAAATGATAAACATCTAATCTCTCTCCATATAATATAAATAAAGAAATCCTCTCAGATAGTCTCTGGTGTAAGAGCCCCTGCAAATGATCTGTTGTTTCCCTGTTGTTCACAATATTCCCAAAGAGATTGGTTTTCTCCATTTCCTACCTGTTTAGAGCAGTTAGAGAAAACACTTTAGCTATATGCAAATCACCCGATTTCTAAATTTGAGTAAGTCAGTTTCTTGACCGTCGATTTTTATTTTTGTCAATATTTGTGTTCTTTATTTCCTTGTGTTGTTTCATGGCTTCTTAGGCTACTTTTTAACCTATCCTTGTTTGGGGCCAGTCAATTTTTTCTTTGCCTGAATTTTTGACTTGCCCCTATTTAGGGAAAGCGATTTTCCTATTGGTCTTGAAGCCCGTCAAACATTGCCTTTTCTTGTATGCttttttaggtttttcttttttctaCATGGGTATTTTTGGCATGTTGGATGAGTGGAAATGCACACTTGCAAGTGCTATATACTATGTGTTTAAATTACATTAGAGTGTGGAAATTGAACTATTATATGCCTATCATTGCgtatcacactagtagaaaacgaagcTTTAGCGCCGgttaaccggcactaaagggtgggcactaaaggcccccccccctttagtaccggttcggcacgaaccggcgctaaagtgccaccacgtggcgtgagcttgcgccctggtatggggggacctttagtaccggttggtgttaccaaccggtactaaaggttttttttttgaaaattttttatttgaattttctTTGAATTACTTTTTCCGATTTTTTTtccgatttttaatttttctgaattatttgatgatttagtctctaatcacctctcttaactgctcaagtgtggatcactcattccaaatcatctaacttcccgaccggtcacccatccctctcactactctagcccgagcatgcttaactttcgggttctattctccttcgcttccgagtttgcacttgttgttttcctgataatagtaagatgtcaatcctattaaccctcaggagtttagcttgagcatgaagtcacacatttcaccgtttgagtttgaaactattattctaaaaaacagtaattatttagtaacgactaatatttcttgaataagtttgaccatagtttgaccacagtttgaccatagtttgaccagatttgaccaaaattcaaaaaattgaaataattatttagtaacactaatattcttgaataattatgtagtaacattaatacttcttgaataagtagttcgaccaaatttaaccaaattttttttaaaaaattgaaatttgaccatatctttttttccttttcgaatttgaggattctaaaatattccaaacaggccgtaggccgtctccatcggatgcggattttcgtgctgaattttttgatatattatacgtttttttccaacatcgtatgcaaaagttatagccgttttacattttctctacactttttgcaaaacatgtccaaatttaagttttcaaattttcctaactagtagatatagtaatataactatctctcgaaggattttaatttttgaagtttttatcattttcttttgattttttcaaaactgaaatggcgatacaccagggggggtagagtttgaaaattggcccctttagtaccggttcgtggcacgaaccggtactataggttagacctttagtaccggttggtaacacaaaccggtactaaaggggctcgtggggacccggcctgacgccagcctgccactaccccagtactattgatcgcagccatgaaccggcactattgatcacattagtgccggtttttttacaaaccggcactaatgtgcttcacatttgatcatttttctactagtgtcaaaaAGGTGTAAATTCAGTGCAAAGTTGTGTGAATTTATATAAAGTTTTTGTAATTCCCATTCTTCTTAAAGggcaataccaatgccactaatttgtTATTTCTTAGAAaactttgttttttattttattttattttattttatttttctttttaaggGTAATACCCATGGCACTAATTCTTTTTTTCTTAGGAAACCTCATTACTTGGATTTAGTTTTAGTTATTATTTGAATGACTTCTTATTTTAGGGTAATACCAACGTCACTAATTGATTCCTTTTTAGGAAACCTTTTCCCCAAAATTCCACTTTTATaagcttattcttgcatatttttaAAAAGCACAATTTTTGTGTATATTGTGTGCAAAAAGTTTCAttgtttttttggatttatttcttcttaaagggtaataccaatgccactaattcattcttactTAGAAGACCTTATTTTTATgtagttttagtttttattttattttattttttattaaagTGTAATACCAAACTACTAACTCATTCTTTATTAGAACCGTCACTATTTTGATTTTGATTTACTTTTGATCATTCTTTCTTGAAAAAAAATCGACAAGGGTAATACCAAATCTAAATCAAAATAATGATCCTTTTCATTTTCTTCCTTCTAAAAGGGTAATACCAtagccactaattcattcttttctAAAAAACTTCATCACTttcattttgttttagtttttatttcattttccttTGTATTGATAATACTGATGCCACTAATTCACTCCTTCTTAGTAAACATCCTCCTGTTGTGAAAGTTCtctattatatgtttattcttgcatatcATAAAAAGCACAATTTCTGTGTATATTGTTTTCTAATTTGtcgatgttttatttcttttatacttttctttttaagggtaataccaatgccactaattcattcttttgtAGGAACttcatatttttctttatttttattcaTTTATTTTTTAAGGTGACACACCACAAGTATTAGAGTTTTAGATGACTGGCCCTTTTTCTTGTGTTGGTTATCAGGTTAACAACAAACAAGAATAAAAACTATGTGAGTTTAAAAAAATATTGGTATCCTACGAATACTTAGAAAATATATTTTGCCATCAAACGGGGCTTAGTTATATATGATAGGAGGGTTGTGTGGTTGGAAGAAAGCCATATCTCACCGTAAAGATGATCGGTAGCAACCTCCCTATAGGGGGCCGTTCGGAACCACTCCGCTCTGTAACTCCGCCGCGGAGCGGAGCGACATGCAGTTCAATTTTAGTGAGCGGCGAAAGGGGTGCTCCGCCCGCTCCGGTCCATGGCGAAGGAGCAGAGGATTCCCGAACACAGCCTAGGGCCCTGTTCGATAGTCGCCCGCTCCTGAAATATGTGGAACAGGGGAAGTGCAGCTCCGCCGTTTTGAACTGTAGCTCCACTAACTCCGTTCCCGGAGGTGTGAAGCAGAGTGGTACCGAACAGGGCCTAGGTGTAGCATTTTTAGAGAAGCACTCCCGACCGTTAGTGATGTTTATGACCAGTGTGACGGAAGCCACTCGCACGGCAGTGGCTAGCGCATGTGGCCGCGTATGCAGTAGCTAGCCGGCCAACATGCCAAGCTAGCTCATGTGTCGATGTGCTGATAGAAACTACTCCTTTCGTTCTAaaatttttgtcttagatttgtttaaatacggatgtatcaagcgAAAATCGCTTGGCGTGGATGAGCTCGTGCGCCTcttatctttttttttttgcggggaatttCAGAGAGCTTTATTAATGAAAAGCATTCGCTGGGCAGTCAGCCAGGAGGTTGCTAACAAGGAAGCTAGGGGTGGAGTCCAGCCAGCTTTCGCTCATATCAAGCGTACATGCACTCTTGGCACACAGGTGTGCAGGACCATTAGcggctcttattacatgtgaaaTATGAAAAGACAAAAAGCTAGCAGAGGGCTCTCTAATTTCTGAAAGTATCGGTGCTAGAACCGAACGATCGGTGTAGCTAGAGTTTCAGAGGTTAACTGCCTCAAGATAGTCGGATTCCAGTCGCACGTGCGTGTAGCCTCGAAGCTTCGCGAAGACGACACCCTCATGTAGGGCTAGCACTTCAGCAATGAAAGGATCTGTGACCCTAGGGTGGGGTTTGCACCAAGCGCCCAGGAATGCCGAGGAAGAGCGGGCTACTCCCCCCACGCCGGCGTTGCCGGCATCGCGGTGTGTTGCAGCATCCATGTTGATCGTAACATGATTTCCTTCAAGGGGCCGCCAGCCATGACCCGGCAGCGGTATGAAGCTCTGTCGAGGAATTTCCAACAACGCCAGGTCCTCCCGAATGCGTCGGACCGAGGCAGCTGGATCAAACTCCTGATCATGAGTCCGTCTGTTGTGGGACATCCAGATAGCCCACATGACAATAATGATTGTGGCACGTTCCTTGTCTGTGAATTGCAAGTCACACAGAATATCACGTGCCCAAGAGCTGGGATGGAGCCGTGGCAAATTAATCTCGAAGAGCAATCTCGCCTCCTCCCAGAAACGCCTTGCATGCGAGCAGTGGACAAGAGCATGCATCAAGTCCTCATTCATGGCAAGGCACAACTTACTTAAACTTGTGTCTTTGATATGATGGTGTTGTAGAGTAGATTCATCCGGGATGATTCCTTTGATTACCCTCCACCAAAATACTCTAACTTTTGGAACAACTTTGAGTTTCCATAAGCAGCTCCACATCTGCTCTTCATTCGTTGATGGCCCCGCTACCTGCCCTTCTTCTAGAGCTAAGCGCTCGTTCTGATTCACTAGAGCTCGGTAGGCTATTTTAACGGAGTAGATGCCGGATCTTTCATGTGCTCAAGCAAGGAAATCCTCCCCGCCTCCCTGA comes from Triticum aestivum cultivar Chinese Spring chromosome 5B, IWGSC CS RefSeq v2.1, whole genome shotgun sequence and encodes:
- the LOC123117630 gene encoding uncharacterized protein, which codes for MARTTTMRVATVCMLLLLLVSTATATATERPQRRDLAEEGTSPAAATPGADGAPADKEPPEGHLGFRVVTGLIEKATGKSARLDLEQEEKVH